From a region of the Hymenobacter jejuensis genome:
- the rfbA gene encoding glucose-1-phosphate thymidylyltransferase RfbA, protein MKGIILAGGSGTRLHPLTLAVSKQLMPVYDKPMIYYPLSILMMAGIREILIITTPHDQEQFKRLLGDGKNLGCDFQYTIQEVPNGLAQAFVLGADFIGNDKVALVLGDNIFYGEGLEELLQSNSSPDGGVVYAYHVQDPERYGVVEFDADKNALSIEEKPKQPKSNYAVPGLYFYDNDVIQIARDLKPSPRGEYEITDVNQEYLRRGKLKVGILGRGTAWLDTGTFESLMQASEFVRVIEQRQGLKVGSIEEVAYRQGFIDADQLRKIAEPLRKSGYGDYLLHLPETLMLED, encoded by the coding sequence ATGAAAGGCATCATTCTGGCCGGCGGCTCCGGTACGCGCTTACACCCTCTTACTCTGGCAGTTAGTAAGCAGCTTATGCCCGTGTACGATAAGCCGATGATCTATTACCCGCTGTCCATTCTGATGATGGCTGGCATTCGGGAGATTCTCATTATCACCACCCCGCACGACCAAGAGCAGTTTAAGCGGCTGCTGGGCGATGGCAAGAATCTGGGCTGCGACTTTCAGTATACCATCCAGGAAGTACCCAATGGACTGGCGCAGGCGTTTGTTTTGGGAGCCGACTTTATCGGCAACGACAAAGTAGCCTTGGTGCTCGGCGACAACATCTTCTACGGTGAAGGCTTGGAAGAATTGTTGCAAAGCAACAGCAGCCCCGACGGAGGCGTCGTGTACGCCTATCACGTGCAAGATCCTGAGCGGTACGGCGTTGTGGAATTTGATGCGGACAAAAATGCGTTGAGCATCGAGGAGAAACCCAAGCAGCCCAAAAGCAACTATGCGGTGCCAGGCTTGTATTTCTACGACAACGACGTGATCCAGATTGCGCGCGATCTGAAGCCTAGTCCGCGTGGCGAGTATGAGATCACGGATGTGAATCAAGAGTATCTGCGGCGCGGCAAATTGAAGGTCGGCATTCTAGGTCGCGGCACCGCGTGGCTCGATACCGGTACTTTCGAATCGCTGATGCAAGCGTCTGAGTTTGTGCGCGTCATTGAGCAGCGGCAGGGCCTAAAGGTTGGCTCGATTGAGGAAGTGGCTTACCGCCAAGGCTTTATCGATGCCGACCAGTTGCGTAAAATCGCTGAGCCCCTGCGCAAAAGCGGTTATGGGGACTACCTCCTGCACCTGCCCGAAACGCTGATGCTAGAAGATTAG
- a CDS encoding isopenicillin N synthase family dioxygenase — protein sequence MEEKLLEEIPSLDLADFRSGDPERKARFVQQLGEAYQNIGFVALKNHGLNDEQTQRLYADVKAFFSLPDDVKQRYENPALAGQRGYTGKGKEHAKGRNTGDLKEFYHVGQEVDDENDPIKNEYPDNIWPNEVPGFHESTFTTYKTLEAAGKDVLRAIALYLNLPENYFDDKVRNGNSILRPIHYFPIENPDAVPSDAVRAAEHGDINLITLLMGASADGLQVLRRDGHWIPITALPDQIVVNVGDMLQRLTNGVLKSTIHRVVNPPREKMNSSRYSVPFFMHPRSEMSLAALESCVTPENPKQMPDITAGEFLNERLVELGLKK from the coding sequence ATGGAAGAAAAATTGTTGGAAGAAATTCCCTCCCTCGATCTCGCCGACTTCCGTTCGGGCGATCCCGAGCGTAAAGCTCGTTTTGTTCAACAGCTCGGCGAAGCGTATCAGAACATTGGTTTTGTAGCGCTGAAGAACCACGGCCTCAACGACGAACAGACGCAGCGTCTCTACGCCGATGTGAAAGCCTTTTTCTCTCTGCCCGACGATGTGAAGCAAAGGTATGAAAATCCGGCACTGGCGGGCCAACGCGGCTACACGGGCAAAGGCAAGGAGCACGCCAAAGGCCGCAACACCGGCGACTTGAAGGAGTTCTACCATGTGGGCCAAGAGGTTGACGATGAGAACGATCCGATCAAGAATGAGTACCCCGACAACATCTGGCCCAACGAGGTTCCGGGTTTCCACGAAAGCACTTTCACGACCTACAAAACGCTGGAAGCAGCGGGCAAAGACGTCCTGCGGGCAATTGCGCTCTATCTGAACCTGCCCGAAAACTACTTCGACGATAAAGTGCGCAACGGTAACTCTATTCTGCGCCCTATTCACTATTTCCCCATCGAAAACCCCGACGCGGTGCCTTCCGATGCCGTGCGCGCAGCCGAACACGGTGACATTAACCTCATCACTTTGCTGATGGGCGCTTCTGCCGACGGTCTGCAAGTACTCCGGCGCGATGGCCACTGGATCCCGATCACGGCCCTGCCCGACCAAATCGTGGTGAACGTGGGCGATATGCTACAGCGCCTGACCAATGGCGTTCTGAAGAGCACCATTCACCGCGTGGTAAATCCGCCTCGTGAAAAAATGAACTCGTCGCGGTATTCAGTACCGTTTTTCATGCATCCTCGCTCCGAAATGAGCCTCGCTGCGCTCGAAAGCTGCGTTACGCCCGAGAACCCTAAGCAGATGCCCGACATCACGGCTGGCGAGTTTCTCAACGAGCGCCTAGTCGAGTTGGGCCTGAAAAAGTAA
- the chrA gene encoding chromate efflux transporter, producing MEDIKLAPPPRRLRTKHVRHFIFLKDVAALGLTAFGGPQAHVAMMLRLLVDKRRYLTAPELLEIMALCQILPGPTSTQTITAIGFRLGGPNLAYLTILVWMLPAVTIMTLAGLTISYLDKELVSRLVQYVQPVAVGFVAYSAYKIAEKVIHTKTSVALMVASALLAYFFQLPWVLPILLLAGGLITTFRYRKLPQVEKQPLHIEWSNFVLWLAVLVTAAVLGSYTKLLPVRLFENFYRNGSLVFGGGQVLAPLLFAEFVEFKHYLSAQEFLSGLGLVQAIPGPNFSFASYIGALAMRREGSGLSGQILGALVGATGIFMPGTLLIFFLIRFWDQLKQYRVIKASLEGINAVSAGLVCAATFLLYHPLPDTPINLALVGITFLVLLWNRIPSFVIISVALLAGVIF from the coding sequence GTGGAAGATATTAAGCTTGCTCCCCCACCTCGCCGGCTCCGCACGAAGCACGTTCGGCACTTCATCTTTCTAAAAGATGTCGCCGCGCTGGGCCTCACCGCCTTTGGGGGGCCGCAAGCGCACGTAGCCATGATGCTACGCCTGCTGGTGGACAAGCGACGTTACCTGACGGCGCCTGAGCTACTGGAAATCATGGCATTATGCCAGATTTTGCCGGGCCCAACCTCCACCCAAACCATTACGGCCATTGGGTTTCGCCTCGGTGGCCCCAACCTAGCGTACCTCACCATCCTCGTCTGGATGCTGCCGGCCGTCACCATCATGACGCTGGCGGGTCTCACAATCAGCTACTTAGACAAAGAGCTGGTATCCCGCCTGGTGCAGTACGTGCAGCCCGTAGCCGTAGGATTCGTGGCGTATTCAGCTTACAAAATCGCGGAGAAAGTTATTCACACCAAAACCTCCGTTGCCCTGATGGTAGCCTCGGCGCTTTTGGCATATTTCTTTCAGTTACCGTGGGTGCTGCCTATTCTGCTGCTCGCCGGCGGGCTCATTACCACGTTTCGCTACCGCAAGCTGCCGCAGGTCGAGAAGCAGCCGCTCCACATTGAGTGGTCCAACTTTGTGCTGTGGCTGGCCGTGCTGGTGACAGCGGCCGTACTTGGCAGCTATACCAAGCTGCTGCCTGTCAGGCTCTTTGAGAATTTTTATCGGAACGGCAGCTTGGTTTTTGGCGGCGGACAAGTACTTGCCCCCTTGCTGTTTGCCGAGTTCGTAGAGTTTAAGCACTACTTATCAGCCCAGGAGTTTTTGTCAGGCTTGGGGCTAGTACAAGCCATTCCGGGGCCTAACTTTTCCTTCGCTTCTTACATCGGCGCCTTGGCTATGCGCCGGGAAGGCAGCGGCCTGAGCGGTCAGATTCTGGGCGCATTGGTCGGTGCAACGGGCATTTTTATGCCGGGCACGCTGCTGATTTTCTTTCTGATCCGCTTCTGGGATCAGCTCAAGCAATATCGGGTGATAAAAGCCTCTCTCGAAGGCATCAATGCGGTTTCGGCTGGGCTTGTATGCGCTGCCACCTTTCTGCTGTATCATCCCCTGCCCGATACGCCCATTAATCTGGCTTTGGTCGGAATCACGTTTCTGGTATTGCTCTGGAATCGTATTCCTTCTTTTGTGATTATTAGCGTTGCCCTGCTGGCTGGTGTAATATTCTGA